The Loxodonta africana isolate mLoxAfr1 chromosome 14, mLoxAfr1.hap2, whole genome shotgun sequence DNA window CTCCTGGGTACCTTTCCAGACCCCCACTCCCATCCAGGACTCTCTCCCAGCTTAAACACAGCCTCTAGAAAAGTAAATGCATCTTGACTCCAACATACTGACCATTCTGCTCGTCTGCAGTGGCACCTCGGACCAGTGCTGCCCACCGCTGAGCTTCCTGAGGGTTGGGGAAGTGCAGGCTGAGGGCCCCAGGCCCTCCTGGTGGAGGCTGCAACTCATGCAGGCTGGGGCCTCGGACCGTGTAGGAGACTGACTCCAAGGGCCACTCCAAGCTGACCTGAAAAGGGGGAGAAACCAGGCTCCGTGTCTCTCCCCAGCCCCGCGATAACCAAAACAAACGTGGCATTTACAGGCCACCTTCActgctctggagccctggtggcacaacggttaggAGATgagcctctaaccaaaaggtcggcagttcgaacccaccaggcgctcctgggaagccctatggggcagttccactcggtcctgtggggtcgctaggGGTCGGGATCGActgcacagcagtgggtttgggttttggaacaCGGCTCTACGCCTCTCGGGAGACCAATCTCATAAAATCCTCACAAAACTCGCGGAAAGGTGGGCAGCAGCACTGCACCCACGTAACAGACGAAAAAACAGGAGCAGAAAAGTGACTGCTCGCGGGCACGCAGCTGCCAAGCGGAGGAGCCTGGACCCAGGGCGACGGCGCCCGCCCCGCTGCCCCACTCACCGCCCCGGGCCCCGCGCTCAGCAGCTCCAGCCGGAAGCGCCCGGGCCGCTCGGGGTCCGCGCTCAGCTGCAGCCGCCGCAGCTGCGCCTCGACATCCGGCCCGGCGCCCAGCGGCCTCACGGCGGCGTGCACGGCCAGGAGTACGGCCGCTgagcccgccgccgccgccgccgcaccGCCCGCCGGCGGGGCCATCTCTGGTCCGGCTGGTCCCGGCCCTCCGAGCCCGCTTCCGTCGGCCGGGCCGCGCAGTAACTCCGCCGGCCGGAAACCGTGGCCGCGAGCCTCTGGTTCCGGGCGGGGCCCGAGCGGCGGAGATCGAGGGTCGTGAACCCGCCGAGCTGATCCGCCCGCCTCGCCCAAGGACGGACAAGGCCCGTGTTCGGCCGGAGCATCGCCAGGACAGAGTGTCCAGGGCGGTCACGTTAGAGCTGGGCCTTGAGGCCCGTGTGCGGGACCAAGTGTCACGGACGGAACCACGGCCAGAAGGGGAAAGCAGACGTCGTTCCTGCCCCTAGGAGCCAGGTGGGCAATGTCCGCCCAGCCGACGCCTGAAGGGGAAGCCGGCTCCCGGCCGGAGGCTCCGCCCCTCGGGCTCAGAGGCGGAGCCTTGCCAGCCCGCCCCATCCACCGCCTTGCGCTCCGCCCGCACTGCGCTTTGTCGGCTGCGGCGGCTTCCGGAGCCGGTCCGCCTCCAGGGGGCGGAGCAGGCGAAGCCGGGCCAATGGGTGCCAGGGAGAAAGGCGGGCACGCACGGCCCAGAACAGTGACCGACAGGAGCGCCAGCCAGTAGGAGTGGAAGAGGAGAGTGAGCGGCGGGTAGCTCTCCCAATGGCAATCCGAGCTCTGGGTCCCGGCGGCTGGAGCGGGCCATTCAGAGGAGTGGGGCCGGGCTTTGCGGACGCTTGTTGTTGTCCGGCCGAGAGAGGCGGAGGTCGCTTgctcgctcgctcgctcgctcgGTCGCCGGGGCGATCTGTGGCGGTCGGCGGGCAGGTCGGTCGCAGTAGTCGGCGCTGTGCAGGGGGGTGAAGCTATGTCGCGGTGGCAGCCCGGATGGGCCGGTAAGGCCGGGAGTAACGGGACGTCGTCGCGGAGCTTCTTCCCCCGGATACAGTGCGGCCCGAGCGGAGGCCGCGTCACCGCCCTCCGGTCCTGAGGAGTCCGCGCTGCCCAGAGCCTGCACCGCTCTCTCTCCGGCACCGACGCCAACCGACTCGACCCGGCCCAGCCGGACCTAGCCTGGCCCACACAGGTAGGTGTCCATCCTGCACCTGGCCGCTGTCTCCGGGCCTGAACTACAGCGCCCAGCAGGCCTCGCGCCAGTTGCGCATGCGCCCGGCCCGGCCGCACTGCCTCCTGGGATTTGTAGTTCCCCCACCCCGTTCGGTCGGGGCTTCCCTTAGCGGCTCGCGTTTAGGCCTTTTGGGGACCGTGGGGCCTCCTCCGCCCTGGGGCGTCCGAAGTAACCAGACGCACTCTCGGAGAACGGAGGAGCTTATGGGTTTCCTCGAGCCCTCGCCGGGGAAGAGCGCCTCACCCAGGTGACTGCAGGGAGCCCCAGGTGTCCTGAAATCCTGGCTGAGCCCAGCCCAGGTGACGGGTACAGCAGGAGTCGTGTCCCTTCGCGGACtcaaaggagccctcatggtagGTGGGGCTCTTCTGAGGGAATAAGGGGAAGTTGGAGAGATTCAACCAGCAGCCCCAGGGGGAGCAGGACCCCCAGCTCTCCCTCCTAGCCTGGCCCAGAATTCGTGTGAGGTGCGGGGGGGTGTGGCTGAGCTGGGGCCCTACTTGCCACCAGCCTCAGGTAACAGGATCCCGTTCTCTCTCTGGCCAGCTGCAAGGGCTTGAGAACAGACGGGAGGAGGTGTGAGCTGGTGAAACCTGGGCAGGGGCCAGGTCTAGCTTGCTTACACCGTCTCTGCTCACTGGGGCAGAAGGGCGAAGGTGGAGCCCCACGGCCAGGTACTCATGGCCTggtctcctgcaccctcaggaaGCACTAGTCCCTCTGGAGCACAGAGCCCACTTCTCAAGGAGCATGAAGCTGTTGGAGAACTCAAGCTTCGAGGCCATCAACTCGCAGCTGACTGtggagacaggagatgcccacatcaTTGGCAGGTGAGGTGGGGGCTCTGGGAATGACGTCTCAGGGGTCACTCCGTTCTGGTGCCCTGATTCGAGCCTGGGCCGTGATGTGCTCCGTAGTCCCGCCCGTACTCCTCCCTGTAGGATCGAGAGCTACTCCTGCAAGATGGCAGGGGATGACAAGCACATGTTCAAGCAGTTCTGCCAGGAGGGTCAGCCTCACGTGCTGGAGGCACTGTCCCCACCCCAGACCTCAGGGCTCAGTCCCAGCAGGTGAGCGGGGGCCTGGTCTGCCCACAGCTGGGGGGACAGCGGAGAGCTCCGTGACGCTTCTTTCTGTGCAGACTGAGCAAGAGCCAGGGTGGCGAGGATGAGGGTCCCCTCAGTGACAAGTGCAGCCGCAAGACCCTCTTTTACTTGATCGCGACGCTCAACGAGTCCTTCCGGCCCGACTATGATTTCAGCACAGCCCGGAGCCACGAGTTCAGCCGGGAGCCCAGCCTCAGCTGGGTGAGGGGGGCGGATAGGACCCATGACCCCACAGCCATTCCCACTGTACCCCCTGCCCCGGCACCCCCAGGCCCTACCAGCCTGACGGTGACCCACTTCAGGTGGTGAATGCTGTCAACTGCAGCCTGTTCTCGGCTGTGCGGGAAGATTTCAAGGCCCTGAAGCCACAGCTGTGGAATGCAGTGGACGAGGAGATTTGCTTGGCAGAGTGTGACATTTACAGGTGGGCTAATATCCCTCCAGGCGTGCCTCTGGCCAGTGGGGCACCTGGGGTCTCATGGTGCTTCTCACCCACACTCCCCAGCTACAACCCGGACTTGGATTCAGACCCCTTTGGAGAGGATGGAAGTCTCTGGTCCTTCAACTACTTCTTCTACAACAAGCGCCTGAAGCGGATCGTTTTCTTCAGTTGCCGCTCCATCAGGTTGGCAGTGTCTGCTTCCCTTCCCCAACTCCCCATAGGCCcacaaaccatttccaaagcagtTCCCACCCTGCTTCTTACtctgtcctgggccatcttccTTGGGCCTCAGAGGCCAACGGTAGGCCCGGGGTAGGTGGTTCTAAGACTAGTCCTCCCACCTTCCTCAAGTGGCACCACCTATACCCGCTCGGAGGCGGGTAATGAGTTGGACATGGAGCTGGGAGAGGAAGAACATGAGGAGGAAGAAAGCAGAGGCAGTGAGGGTGGGGCTGAGGAGACCAGCACTATTGAGGAGGACAGGTGTGTGATGGTGGCAGTGACCAGGGCCCCTGGAGCCTGGGGTGGGTAGGGCAGGGAGGGGAAACAAGTGTGATGGTGGTGTGGCCAGGGTCCCTGGAgcctgggggggggggcgggtagAGAGGGGACCTTCTGCATGGTCTCTAGGTTGTGGCTTCTCAAACTTCTCTATGTGCCCACTGCTGCCCAGGGTCCAGGTGATCTGTATGTAACTAGGAAGAGCAGAGGCCCCAACTTCATCCAGCTTCAACTGACGCCTGGACCTTCTGCCTGAGGGGCCTGAGTGCCTCCCTCAGCTGCTGGTCACAGCCCTGGCACTGCCAAGGCCAGCCTACTAGTCCTTTGGCTCCAGCCTGTGAATGTCCACTCACCCCCACAGGCTCCTGCTGCCCACACTGCGGATGGATGGAACAGCGTGGGGCCTGCTGGGAAAAGCACCTGCCCTGCCCAAACGAACTGCCACAAGGCAGGGACAGCTGGACCACAgagtttatttttctattttgtatGGAGCTAGATGTGGGCCTTCACACTCCAGTCCCAAAAGCCCACTGCCCAGACCCGGGAACAGGCCCCAGAGGTCATCAGCTCTGGGCTTGGGCTGGCCAGACCTGGCGTCCACCTGTATCCCCCAGTTCGCCTGTCAGGCCACGTGCACTGAGTGTCACTTTGCTGCAGCTCGTTTGTTTCCAATAAAAGTTTCTGTGACTTAGTGCGGAGCCGGACGGAcggtggtggtgggggaggggggcttGCGTCGGGGGCGGGGCCTGCGGCGTCAGGTATCGTAGCAACAGCCAGTGCGGACACTACCGCTAGGTGCTCCGGAGCTGTTGGGTGGCCTAGAACCTCAGCCTCCGAAATGGAGCCAAGAGTGTTCAACACAGGCAGCCCCTTTCCGGCGGAGGGCGACAACCTGACTGTGGACGTGGGCCTGTATGACACAGACGTCAATGATGCTCCTGACCCGGGACAGCTCAAGGAAAGGAATGGTGAGGGCCGCCTGGCCTGGTCCTGCTCCCAAAGCTGACCTCAGGCGCACCTCCTTTCCCTGAGGAGGTGCCGGCCCTTGGGCAGTCTCCTGACCTGGGGGGCCCCTTAGAGCTGTTCTCCAGGCTGCCCAGGACTTCCAGGGTTGGGGCACGAGGCCATGCAGTGATGGCGTTTCCGCTGTccacacacagagtcattgttACCAGAGACAACGCAGTTCCTGCGGAATTTTACCACTAGCCCACAGTGGCTCAACATGACCCCACGGGCCCGTGCCCGTCAGCTGTGGCTACTCCTGCGCACAGGTCTCCACGACATGGTGGAAAAGGTGCGACCTCAAAGTCTCCTCTCCGGCTCCGTCTTTCCCCTAGGGATCCCCAGCATGACCCTGCTTGCCCCGCTGGCTTCTCTTGtgctcctccaggcaggagagcgCCCTGTCCCCTCCTTGACCCCCTCGAGGGCTGGCTCCCCCCATTGACCCCCGTCCCGCAGGAGAAGAGAGCCGAGCTGCGCGTGGAGCGCTTGACACACGGGCTGGAGCCACTGCGCCGCCTGGACATGGCGGCGGGGCTGCGCTCCGTAGCGCAGGACCCGCTGGGTAGACGCCTGGTGGTGCTGGACGGCGCGGGCAGCCTGCACCTACACAGAGAGGACGGCTGGGTGCGTGAGAAGCTGCCGGCCCCTGCCGAGATCACAGGGCTGGTGGTTGTGCCAGGCCCGCTGGGTGACGTGGGCCGCTTTGTGGGCTGGGGCCCCGTGGGGCTGGCTATACTAGGACCCGACCTCCGCCTGCTGTGGCAGAGCAAGCTGGGGGTGGGCAGGACAGGGAGCCTTGAGCCCACCTGCTGCCTGCCGGTGCCCGACTCCGGGCTTCTGGTTGTGGCCGAGGCGGGCGGCGGCCTGGAGCTCTGGAAGTTCCGCTCGGGCGGTCGCCTCCTGGTGCCGCGCGGGCCTCTCCTGCAGCCTCCGCGGAGCTTCGCGGGCGCTCTCACGCGTCTGGCCCTAGGGGGCGCGCCGCCCTGCCACCTCCCGCGCTGCTTCGCCGCCTATGGCTCTGCGGTGCTCACCTTCGACCTGCACAGCTGGACTCTTGTAGATGTGCGCCGAGACCTGCACAAAACGTGAGAGGCCACCGGGCCGGGGACACAAGGCGGGGGCCGATGGCCAGGCGGTGGGGGCTAGCCGGTGCAGGCAGGACCCAGGCGCTCCCTCTAGGCGTGGGGCCGAGCCGAAGCGGCCCCGCTGAGTTCGCCTGGCCTCCGTCACCCGCAGCACCATCTCGGACTTGACGTACTGCGAGGAGGTGAACGCCATGGTGACAGCTTCCCGGGATAGCACGGTGAAGGTGTGGGAGGCCGACTGGCAGATCCGGACAGTGTTCGTGGGCCACACAGGTGCGCTGCTCGCCACGGTGGCTctggaggcagctctccccccaCCTCCGCGCAGCCCTCTGCCTTCAATTAGTACTTGGCTGCCCAGACTTCCCAACGCCTCTGGCTGCGTTTCGCTGCGCTGGCCGCCACCAGGGCTGATCCCTCCACCAGAGACCCTGACGCGCCAGGGCGATGCGCGCTCTCCCACAGGTCCCGTGACGGCTCTGGCCGTGCTTCCGAACACCGCCCTGGTACTGTCGGCCTCACAGGACGGGACCCTGCGCACGTGGGACCTGCAGGCTGTGGCGCAGGTGGGCGAGGTGGCGCTGTGCAGTTGGGGCCGTGACGTGCCGTTGGGGCGTGTGACCAGCCTGCTAGCGCCTGCGAGCCCCGGCTGGCCAGTGCTGTCGCTGAGCCCGGGCAGCGTGGAGCTGTGGCGCGTGCGCGAACTCTACTCGCCGCTGGCGCAGCTGCCCGCCCCGGTGCTCCACCTGCAGGTGGCACCCGCTCTACCCGCTCATCCTCACCCGCCGCTGCCCATACGCCTCCTGTGTGCGTGTGCCGACGGTTCGGTCTGCCTGGTGTCGGCAATCACCGGGCGCACAGTGAGCGCGCTGCTGCTAGGGCCGGAAGACTGTGCCGCCGCGGTGGCCTACTGTCTGCCACGCGAGGCGCTGTGGCTGCTGACGCGAACCGGGCACCTGGTGCGCGCCAACGCGGCGCGGTGCCCCATGCGAGTCCTTCATCGCGTGCGCCCGCCGCCGGCCCCCGCGCCGCGGCCCTGCTGCCTACACCTGTATAGCCACCTCACTGACCCTGGGGGCGCGCGCGACTCCTGGGAGGTCGTGCGCGAGCACGGGGGCGAGCTGCACCGCAGCGACACGGCTTGGGCCCTGAAGGACAAGAACCGGTGGGCGCCGGGGCTGGCAAGGGCCGGGCTGGAGGACAGGGGTCTGGGCCCGCACCAACGCGCTCTACTGCCGCCCGCAGGTACCTACCCGTGGTGGGGCACACGGACGGCGCACTGTCGGTGCTCGAGTGGTGCTCGTCAAGGACTGTCTTCCATACAGAGGCGCATACCCCAGGCCCTGTCACCGCCATCGCGTCCACCTGGAATAGCATCGTGTCTTCGGGTTAGTTCCTCCCCAGCTCCGCCCGGCCACCTGCCCAGGGGAGGaatcctcccccctcccctccccctcccccctccacctGCCAGGCCCAGCCCCGCTCCTGCCGCTCACAGGCGGAGACCTGACTGTGAAGATATGGCGCGTCTTCCCCTACGCCGAGGAGAGCCTGAGCCTGCTgcgcaccatctcctgctgccaccCAGCAGTGGCGCTCTGCGTGCTTGACAAGCGCGTCACGGTGGGCTTCGAGGCCCCTGCAACCGCCACCTATGGCCTTGTGCAGTTAGGCCTGGATGACCACCCGCGCTGTGACCACCGACCCCAGGACGACCCCACGGACCACATCACTGGTGAGGGCACAGGGCGAAGCTGAGGCCCAGGCCTCAGTACTGCTCCGATTTCTTACCCTGACACCACCCCGACCCAGGCCTGTGCTGCTGTCCCACGCTCAAGCTCTACGCGTCCTCCAGCCTGGACTGCACCGTCCGCATCTGGACAGCTGAGAACCGCCTGCTGCGGTGGGCTGGGCCCAAGGGGGCGGGGCTGGTGCCGAGGGAGGAGGGGCTAGTGCCGAGGGAGGCGGGGCACAGGACATCCTATGGCCTCTGGTATTCCTGCCACCAGCAGATCCCAGTAGCTGGGCTGAGGGGAGAGGGCCTTGCCCCTGCTCCTGCCTCAGGTTCCAACCTGTGGAGCAGGGGCTGGACTCTGGCCCTGGGCACCCTCCAGGCTCCTGCAGCTGAATGGCGCCCCCCAGGCCCTGACCTTCTGCAGCAACAGTGGAGACCTGGTGTTGGCACTGGGCTCCCGCCTCTGCCTGGTGTCCCACAGGCTGTACCTCCCCACTTCCTACCTGGTTAAGGTGTGCAGTGAGAACAGGGTGAGGCTGCTCGGGGAGGACAGAGGCCCCTAAGCCAGGGCTCCAGGCTTCTCTCTCTTGCTCAGAAGCTGTGCCAGAAGGCCCCTGAAGTGGTGGATGACCCTCCGCTGCCACTGACCAGCCAGGAGTCGCTGACCTCCGCCCAGCTGCAGAGGCTTGCCAACCTGCATGGAGTAGCCAGTCTCAGGTCTGCTGCAGGCCCACCCAGACATGCTGGAAGCCCCAGGGTTTCTGGAGCCTCAGAGGTCACCGCAGCTTGTTCCATCCCTGGCATCCCCACTGCTGATTATTGTGTCCCATCCTGGGCCTTGCAATCCCAGGGTCCCTGTCCCAGCCCCTGCCTGTCCCACTGGTAATGCTGCCCATCACCCCACTTGTGTACATCTCTGTCTGCAGTTCAGCCTTGTCTTTCATCCATCAGCAAAAGGCAACATCTCCGCAGCCAGTGTTGAAAGAGGTGAGATGGGTCCCTACCACTCCCCAGTCCCTCCCCATTCTTCCCACCACCTCCCTGTCcctcaccacccccaccccatcccctcaCCACTACAGTACACCAACTTCCCCTTGTCCAGGCTCGGGCCACACCTTCTTACCCTCTCAGGCCTAGAATCCCTGTGGTTGTCTGGGTAGGACAGGGTAAAGTTCAAGGAAAAAGTGGCTGACCACTGCCCCCATCCAGGACTTCGAAGCCCTAGCTGCCCGGGACCGAGACCTTCAgaggctgaggctggggctggtGGTCCCTGCAGTCCGGCCCCCACCGTCCTTGCAGCAGCGCCAGGAAGCTTTTGACAACTACCTGCGTCTGATCTACGGGCCTAGCCTGGTGGTGGGTATGGGGCTCCCCAGGCCCCTCCCTGACCTGGCCCCTCCCTCTGCACTGAGGTCTCTGGTGCCCccacctgctctctccctcctagGGGGTGCAGCCTGGAAGGGCATCCCACCAGTGGAGCTCCATGACCCTCTCCAAGGAGAGAGAGGCCAGCACTCTGCCCACAGCTGCCCCCAGCCTCCAGTGGGCTAGGGTCTGCACAGAAGGACAGACAGTGTCAGCAGTCCAGCCCCCAAAGGACCTGGGGACCCTGCGCCAGCGATTGGCCCGCCCTCCCCGGGTCGCCTTGCCCATCCCACCTGCCTCCCGCAAGGTGCACAGCAGGGCATCgcaggtgaggcctcccaccctCCGTACCTCTGCACTGCCCTAGTGACCGCCACCCTGCCCATGCCTCCTCCTCTCACCCCTAGCTGCTGGCCCAGTCCTCACTCAGCTGCAACCTGGGCCTCAGCCTGGACCTGCAGCTGCAGGCAGAGCACCTCCGGGAGGGGGAGCAAGTGTCCCTGGAGCCATCGTCCTCCCATGAGCCGAAAAGGGTGAGGATTCCAGGCAGGCAGGTAGCCCCTGCCTGGGGCAGAGCTGCAGAAGTGCTATGGTCCTTGCTCAGCTCTGAGCCCCCATCCCACCCCCAGATCCCGCTGAAGAGGCACCCCAAGGAGCTTCTCTCTAACCTCAAGGGCTTCTTTCCTGCCACTGTTGAGCCCCTAAACCAGGTGAGAGCCCCTCCTGGTTCTCCCTAGAGGCACCCtacgggggggggggcgggacaCCCTTCTTGCCCACCCCAATTGCCCTTTGCTGTGAATCTTTATGTGTAAATCTGACCTGACAGCAAGCCACGCCCACCTGTAGCCTAGAGGTCCATGGTCCAAGCCCCTTCACCCTGCCAGCCAGGTCTGGTGCAGCTGCCCTTCAGGCACAGGCTCCCTGCTGCTCTGGGGGCAGGCTGCCTCCCAGGCCTGAGCCTGGGCTGGGTGATGGGCCCTCCCAGAGGCTCCAACAGCGGGCTGTGCCTGCATACCACCCCTCCCTAGAAAGTGTCAGGTGTGGGTCCACCTGTGGACTCTGTAGTTGACCCTGGGAGACCAGAGTCCCTGCCCTTCAGAGGAGCAAAGCCAAGGGGAGCTGGCCCCTTGCTTTCTACCACCTCCCTACTCTGACCCACCCCGGGTTCCTGGGCAGGCCTCGGCTCCTTCCCATCACCTGCGCAGGTGAGTCATCGGTCTTCCAGCAGTTGCACCTTTTGCCCAAGTCCTCGCTTGCCCCCTCTCCATGCCCTTTCTCACCTATTTCCCCCATGAGCTTTAGACATCTCTCCAGAGCTGGGACCAGAGTCCCGTGGAGGGCATACGGGGTGCTAGGGCTCCCCAGGGGCCAGCGGCTCCCCAGGTCTCCCTCCCTGACGCCTCACTGCGGCCCTCCCTGCTAGTCTGTAAAGGTTTTCTCTGCCCGTGTGTTGGGAGGGCAGGAACGCCCGTCAGCTCTCGGAGACCTGGAGGGCAAAGCCAGGCTCTGCAGAGGGTGGAGTGATCCAGGCCCCCGGGCGCCTCACCCTGCTGCCGCTCTGCCCCGCCCCGTCTAGTTCCGGCGGCAACCCGTCCCCAGGCGCCTCATCTTCCCTGGCTTCCTGCCCAACTCGGTTGTGCTGCAGCACCTGTGGCTGCCAACAGACATGGGTGGCCTCGGAGCCCTCGCCCAACTCTCCCCTGACCTCAACAGACCCAAGGCAAGCGGCAGGGCTTGGGGGGCTGGCTCGCGGGAGGGGGTCAGGCAGGGCTCGCGGCGAGGCCCTGTCCCTGCAGCCTGCGAGCGCCACCTCGCACTGTCTTCTTCCGCAGCCCGGACAGAGCCAGGACGACTTCTGGCTGTCGAGGGGCAGAAGGTATACTGCCACGTGGCACCAAAAGCTCCTCGGCTGGCTAGGGGGGAAGGCCGGGGacgaagaggaggaagaggaggaggtcgAGGAGCTGGACTGGCTCTCCGCCGCCTTGGGCCCGTGGAGTCCTCGCTCAGAAGAGCCGCTCGAGCCCTCGATGCTGGAGCCGGAGGTTCAGGTACGCTCCCGTGCGGCCGCGGGAGGGCCGGGCTCCACGCCCAGGACAGGCAGGACCTGCAGTGCCCGCCGCCTCACCTAGAGCCCCGCGTACTTGACCTTAAAGCGCCGGGGCTCCCGCTACGCCCACACCTCGGCGGAAGTCTACGCACGCTCCCGGACCCGCCGCTCACCCTGGGAAGAGCACTACGCTCACCTGCCCAGGTTCCTGCGGTACTTCGTCGGCCAGAACTGGTTCAAAAAGCTGTTTCCCATCTTCACCCTGGAGGTGAGACGGAGTCTGGGACGTTTGCGAAGCACAGGTCGGGGAGGGGCGAAGAGCAGCAAACGGAGCGCACCTGGTGCGTGTTTGGGGGCCGGGCTTCAGCACACGGGTTCCGCAGGCATACCCCGAGGTGGGCACGGTGGAGGGCCTGGCCTCGCTGCTCCTGGACCTGCTGGAGGATGCCTCCTGGGGGGACGGTGTGCACATCCTGAACGCGTTGCTGAGGTTGCTGCCTGACACGAGCTGCGACCTCCGCAGCCGCCTTCAGGACATCCTTGTGCGCTTGCTCAACCAGGACCAGCCCCCTAGCCTCCAGGTGTGTCCCCACCCCCTGCACCCCCTGCGCCCCACCGTGCCCCCCGCGCCCCACCGCTTGCCTCCCAGACGGCCCACCCTCCACTCCGCCTGCGCTCAGGACGGAACACAGAAGCAGTTCGTGATGCTGGCGCTGCAGCTGCTCCTGGCCTGCTCCCTGGAGTCCAGGGATGTGGTCCTGGAGCTTCTGTCCTATTTCCTCTACTCACCAGCCAACTGCCAGTGAGTATCACCCCCACCCGCCTCGCCTTCCCACTGCCGCAGGCTTCGGGCTAAGCTGCATGCCTGTCGCCCCAGGCCGGAGCTCAAGAAGCTACTGAGTGCACTGGGCCTTCAGGATCCGCAGGGCTTCCTGTTCAAGGAGATGGTGACCTGGGCCCAGGGCTCAGAACGCGACTCCAAGGCCTTGCTGCGCAATCGCTGCAGCCAGAAGCTGGAGGACATGATCCAGAACCTGCAGGTCTG harbors:
- the WDR97 gene encoding WD repeat-containing protein 97 — its product is MEPRVFNTGSPFPAEGDNLTVDVGLYDTDVNDAPDPGQLKERNESLLPETTQFLRNFTTSPQWLNMTPRARARQLWLLLRTGLHDMVEKEKRAELRVERLTHGLEPLRRLDMAAGLRSVAQDPLGRRLVVLDGAGSLHLHREDGWVREKLPAPAEITGLVVVPGPLGDVGRFVGWGPVGLAILGPDLRLLWQSKLGVGRTGSLEPTCCLPVPDSGLLVVAEAGGGLELWKFRSGGRLLVPRGPLLQPPRSFAGALTRLALGGAPPCHLPRCFAAYGSAVLTFDLHSWTLVDVRRDLHKTTISDLTYCEEVNAMVTASRDSTVKVWEADWQIRTVFVGHTGPVTALAVLPNTALVLSASQDGTLRTWDLQAVAQVGEVALCSWGRDVPLGRVTSLLAPASPGWPVLSLSPGSVELWRVRELYSPLAQLPAPVLHLQVAPALPAHPHPPLPIRLLCACADGSVCLVSAITGRTVSALLLGPEDCAAAVAYCLPREALWLLTRTGHLVRANAARCPMRVLHRVRPPPAPAPRPCCLHLYSHLTDPGGARDSWEVVREHGGELHRSDTAWALKDKNRYLPVVGHTDGALSVLEWCSSRTVFHTEAHTPGPVTAIASTWNSIVSSGGDLTVKIWRVFPYAEESLSLLRTISCCHPAVALCVLDKRVTVGFEAPATATYGLVQLGLDDHPRCDHRPQDDPTDHITGLCCCPTLKLYASSSLDCTVRIWTAENRLLRLLQLNGAPQALTFCSNSGDLVLALGSRLCLVSHRLYLPTSYLVKKLCQKAPEVVDDPPLPLTSQESLTSAQLQRLANLHGVASLSSALSFIHQQKATSPQPVLKEDFEALAARDRDLQRLRLGLVVPAVRPPPSLQQRQEAFDNYLRLIYGPSLVGVQPGRASHQWSSMTLSKEREASTLPTAAPSLQWARVCTEGQTVSAVQPPKDLGTLRQRLARPPRVALPIPPASRKVHSRASQLLAQSSLSCNLGLSLDLQLQAEHLREGEQVSLEPSSSHEPKRIPLKRHPKELLSNLKGFFPATVEPLNQFRRQPVPRRLIFPGFLPNSVVLQHLWLPTDMGGLGALAQLSPDLNRPKPGQSQDDFWLSRGRRYTATWHQKLLGWLGGKAGDEEEEEEEVEELDWLSAALGPWSPRSEEPLEPSMLEPEVQSPAYLTLKRRGSRYAHTSAEVYARSRTRRSPWEEHYAHLPRFLRYFVGQNWFKKLFPIFTLEAYPEVGTVEGLASLLLDLLEDASWGDGVHILNALLRLLPDTSCDLRSRLQDILVRLLNQDQPPSLQDGTQKQFVMLALQLLLACSLESRDVVLELLSYFLYSPANCQPELKKLLSALGLQDPQGFLFKEMVTWAQGSERDSKALLRNRCSQKLEDMIQNLQVWLAVREGRMETLRPSATRLSVEQPNSSEPSGLTLPKATLTQASQVSGPASHVFRTSSRVSGTYSNISCAPSRVSETPSLMILSSGLDLAAQEWQAEPVQLSTRRTRRTLSDSLQAFCVVPEACTRFSAPAALQGLPLPLPLEQTDWSRSQLLDLGYIDMLNFFCERQLERHQSSPLEEAEPERPSSLVPVPVPVPVPVPSTVVPQPLDRRYQPILRLQESRVQMARVNLSGRKPRWPCVGGPLRMIKLPLPRVELEPFPPNWPTPARPLPPLLLQPALRRYFVPEDADPDSYS
- the MAF1 gene encoding repressor of RNA polymerase III transcription MAF1 homolog isoform X1 — translated: MEALVPLEHRAHFSRSMKLLENSSFEAINSQLTVETGDAHIIGSPARTPPCRIESYSCKMAGDDKHMFKQFCQEGQPHVLEALSPPQTSGLSPSRLSKSQGGEDEGPLSDKCSRKTLFYLIATLNESFRPDYDFSTARSHEFSREPSLSWVVNAVNCSLFSAVREDFKALKPQLWNAVDEEICLAECDIYSYNPDLDSDPFGEDGSLWSFNYFFYNKRLKRIVFFSCRSISGTTYTRSEAGNELDMELGEEEHEEEESRGSEGGAEETSTIEEDRVQVICM
- the MAF1 gene encoding repressor of RNA polymerase III transcription MAF1 homolog isoform X3, with product MKLLENSSFEAINSQLTVETGDAHIIGSPARTPPCRIESYSCKMAGDDKHMFKQFCQEGQPHVLEALSPPQTSGLSPSRLSKSQGGEDEGPLSDKCSRKTLFYLIATLNESFRPDYDFSTARSHEFSREPSLSWVVNAVNCSLFSAVREDFKALKPQLWNAVDEEICLAECDIYSYNPDLDSDPFGEDGSLWSFNYFFYNKRLKRIVFFSCRSISGTTYTRSEAGNELDMELGEEEHEEEESRGSEGGAEETSTIEEDRVQVICM
- the MAF1 gene encoding repressor of RNA polymerase III transcription MAF1 homolog isoform X2, yielding MEALVPLEHRAHFSRSMKLLENSSFEAINSQLTVETGDAHIIGRIESYSCKMAGDDKHMFKQFCQEGQPHVLEALSPPQTSGLSPSRLSKSQGGEDEGPLSDKCSRKTLFYLIATLNESFRPDYDFSTARSHEFSREPSLSWVVNAVNCSLFSAVREDFKALKPQLWNAVDEEICLAECDIYSYNPDLDSDPFGEDGSLWSFNYFFYNKRLKRIVFFSCRSISGTTYTRSEAGNELDMELGEEEHEEEESRGSEGGAEETSTIEEDRVQVICM
- the MAF1 gene encoding repressor of RNA polymerase III transcription MAF1 homolog isoform X4; this translates as MEALVPLEHRAHFSRSMKLLENSSFEAINSQLTVETGDAHIIGSPARTPPCRIESYSCKMAGDDKHMFKQFCQEGQPHVLEALSPPQTSGLSPSRLSKSQGGEDEGPLSDKCSRKTLFYLIATLNESFRPDYDFSTARSHEFSREPSLSWVVNAVNCSLFSAVREDFKALKPQLWNAVDEEICLAECDIYSYNPDLDSDPFGEDGSLWSFNYFFYNKRLKRIVFFSCRSIRVQVICM